A stretch of the Oncorhynchus clarkii lewisi isolate Uvic-CL-2024 chromosome 9, UVic_Ocla_1.0, whole genome shotgun sequence genome encodes the following:
- the LOC139415833 gene encoding transmembrane protein 151A codes for MQTEVPVPPETGEETLEDGAGREEQRPLQQSLAASLCRESYWKCLLLTLLMYGCFTTLGWCVVCRVPALGSGEYGVVSAPSATTFPDLPQLHLQHDSPCSSGYVYIPLAFLAMLYVVYLVECWHCYSKTAILAHAETAEVYERVTRLQQATPCIWWKAISYHYVRRTRQVTRYRNGDAYTTTQVYHERVNTHASSSEFDYGRHGVKDVSKKLQGLQEHPAVRLRFTKCFSFASARAEAAYLTQRARFFGDNEGLDDYMEAREGMHLKNVDFKEHILAFPDPTRQPWYSRHRVFWLASAFLFSWPIRVVSEYCTAHVHYHVEKLFGEETLREDGATENGGTAGGERSANGGSSYRAISRVNTVDMTELEWHIRCNQQMVPSYSEALLMDLERESNGGVSGTGGTNTTSSTPGAPGSIQGGFPASMTRPVAFSTAYLLQSCPRCRSTTSSSSLPSRLRAPTGNQALLNGTVVGMRANGVGGGGPGGGGGRLVLSRSGFSLGTRPRPANLFHSRSVGGGLGGGRGEDGVGGGGFLGLGSRQGQDDEESRGVLEGEREEEEEEEGERDEEEEQEGGGEVDEGVRDRPPSYHDAFFFPVLIVHGEESCHGGDDVMDTIVN; via the exons CAGCGTCCCCTGCAGCAGTCCCTGGCTGCCTCTCTGTGTCGTGAGTCTTACTGGAAGTgcctcctcctcactctcctcatGTACGGGTGTTTCACCACGCTGGGCTGGTGTGTCGTCTGCCGTGTCCCAGCTCTGGGCTCCGGGGAGTATGGTGTTGTCTCGGCTCCATCCGCCACCACCTTCCCTGACTTACCTCAGCTGCACCTCCAACATGACAg CCCATGTTCCAGTGGGTATGTGTATATCCCTCTAGCCTTCCTAGCTATGCTGTATGTGGTGTATCTGGTGGAATGCTGGCACTGTTACTCCAAGACCGCCATTTTGGCTCACGCAGAGACGGCAGAG gtgTATGAGCGTGTCACAAGGCTCCAGCAGGCCACTCCCTGTATCTGGTGGAAGGCCATCAGTTACCACTACGTCAGACGGACCAGACAGGTGACCAGGTATCGCAACGGAGACGCTTATACCACCACACAG GTGTACCATGAGAGGGTTAACACCCACGCCTCCAGCTCTGAGTTTGACTACGGTCGCCACGGGGTTAAAGACGTCTCCAAGAAGCTCCAGGGACTTCAGGAGCACCCGGCTGTCAGGCTCCGTTTCACCAAGTGTTtcag TTTTGCCAGTGCCCGTGCGGAGGCTGCATACCTCACCCAGCGAGCACGCTTCTTCGGAGACAACGAGGGTCTGGACGATTACATGGAAGCCCGGGAAGGGATGCATCTAAAGAACGTGGATTTCAAGGAGCATATTCTGGCGTTCCCAGACCCGACCCGGCAACCGTGGTATTCCCGACACCGGGTCTTCTGGCTGGCCTCAGCGTTCCTCTTCTCCTGGCCCATCCGGGTCGTGTCGGAGTACTGCACGGCCCACGTACACTACCACGTGGAGAAACTGTTCGGAGAGGAGACGCTCCGTGAGGACGGAGCGACGGAGAACGGAGGAACggcgggaggagagaggagcgccAACGGCGGGTCGAGCTACAGAGCGATATCGCGGGTGAACACGGTGGACATGACGGAGCTGGAGTGGCATATTCGCTGTAATCAACAAATGGTTCCTTCGTATTCCGAAGCTCTTCTCAtggacttggagagagagagtaatggaggagTCAGTGGAACAGGAGGAACTAACACCACTTCCTCCACACCTGGAGCGCCGGGCTCCATTCAGGGGGGCTTTCCAGCCAGCATGACACGCCCAGTGGCCTTCTCCACGGCTTACCTCCTCCAGAGCTGCCCCCGGTGTCGGAGTACCACGTCAAGCTCCAGCCTGCCATCCAGGCTAAGGGCCCCGACGGGGAATCAAGCCCTGCTGAACGGCACTGTGGTTGGGATGAGGGCGAATGGCGTAGGGGGTGGGGGTCCGGGTGGGGGAGGGGGCAGGTTAGTGTTGAGTCGTAGTGGGTTTTCTCTGGGGACACGGCCGAGACCAGCAAATCTATTTCACTCTCGTAGTGTGGGGGGAGGACTAGGAGGAGGACGAGGGGAAGACGGAGTAGGAGGGGGAGGGTTTCTGGGGTTAGGGTCCCGGCAGGGTCAGGATGATGAGGAAAGTAGAGGAGtgttggaaggagagagagaggaggaagaggaggaggagggagagagggatgaggaagaaGAGCAGGAGGGCGGAGGAGAGGTGGATGAGGGGGTGAGGGATAGGCCTCCGTCTTACCACGATGCGTTTTTCTTCCCGGTGTTGATCGTACACGGAGAGGAGAGCTGCCACGGTGGAGATGACGTGATGGACACAATAGTAAACTGA